A single genomic interval of Dyella sp. GSA-30 harbors:
- a CDS encoding S46 family peptidase, whose protein sequence is MSLKKLLLPAAVAMGWNAPVSADEGMWLPSQLPQIASQLKAAGFEGNPSDLADLTRPPLSAVVKVGGATGAFVSDEGLVLTNHHVAFGVIQYNSTPQRDLIESGYVAADRRQELPASPDFRLRVTTGFDKVTERVLADAHGKTGRAYYDAVDRAGKQLVAECEREEGMRCSVVNMFYGTDFYLVKQLELRDIRLVYAPPRAIGNYGDEIDNFVWPRHAGDFTVLRAYVGPDGKPAAYAKENRPYRPPAHLKIASEGVQQGDYVMLAGYPGITYRHRMAEEFADQIQWRLPTSVAVLKQLQGVIESEGGRNHEAGIRYAAQLQSLKNSIKRFSGELEGLERSDAVAVRGGDEAAMLEWLSKQHDGAADRKQIDHVAKLIDDGKSVRERDLLLGLIATQTQLMRSALTIERLAIERAKPDAERESGYQQRDEELFAGQLRQVSRRYDPTVEKALLTVLLTRYQQLPATQHVPEFDQVFGRTPAELEQALNRLYGGTHLGDEAARLQAFQATPESARTSEDVLLAAARSLQPALLRMDDERKTREGDLLRLRPYYMKALIAFRHSQGRAVYPDANSTLRVSYGKVTPLAARDAVTYAPLTTVNGIVEKNTGKPPFDAPKPLLDAIHKGDFAGYADPVTGAMPVDFLSNLDTTGGNSGSPVINARGELVGLNFDSNWEAVSASWMYDPRYKRAIHVDLRYMRWLMDKVYPAPWLLKELGQVGR, encoded by the coding sequence ATGAGCTTGAAGAAACTGTTGCTGCCGGCCGCTGTGGCGATGGGCTGGAATGCGCCGGTCAGCGCCGACGAAGGCATGTGGCTGCCGTCCCAGCTGCCGCAGATTGCCAGCCAGCTCAAGGCCGCCGGTTTCGAGGGCAATCCATCCGATCTGGCCGACCTGACCCGGCCGCCGTTGAGCGCGGTGGTGAAAGTGGGTGGTGCCACCGGTGCCTTCGTCAGCGACGAGGGCCTGGTGCTGACCAACCACCATGTGGCCTTTGGTGTCATTCAGTACAACAGCACGCCGCAGCGCGACCTGATCGAAAGCGGCTATGTCGCCGCCGACCGCCGCCAGGAGTTGCCTGCCAGCCCCGATTTCCGGCTGCGTGTCACCACCGGCTTCGACAAGGTGACCGAACGCGTCCTGGCCGATGCCCACGGCAAGACGGGCCGTGCGTATTACGACGCGGTCGACCGGGCCGGCAAGCAACTGGTGGCCGAATGCGAACGCGAAGAAGGCATGCGTTGCAGCGTAGTCAACATGTTCTATGGCACCGATTTCTATCTGGTGAAACAGCTGGAGCTGCGCGATATCCGGCTGGTCTATGCGCCACCGCGTGCGATCGGCAACTATGGCGATGAGATCGATAACTTCGTGTGGCCGCGACATGCCGGTGACTTCACTGTATTGCGCGCCTATGTCGGTCCCGACGGCAAGCCGGCGGCCTATGCGAAAGAGAATCGACCCTATCGCCCGCCGGCGCATCTGAAGATCGCCAGCGAAGGCGTGCAGCAGGGCGATTACGTGATGCTGGCGGGTTATCCGGGGATTACCTATCGGCACCGCATGGCCGAGGAGTTTGCCGATCAGATCCAATGGCGCCTGCCGACCTCGGTCGCCGTGCTCAAGCAACTGCAAGGTGTGATCGAAAGCGAAGGCGGCCGCAATCATGAAGCCGGCATTCGCTATGCGGCACAGTTGCAATCGCTAAAGAACAGCATCAAGCGTTTCAGCGGCGAGCTGGAAGGGCTGGAGCGCAGCGATGCGGTTGCCGTCCGCGGTGGCGATGAAGCGGCGATGCTCGAATGGCTCAGCAAACAGCACGATGGTGCAGCCGATCGCAAGCAGATCGATCACGTTGCCAAGCTTATCGACGACGGCAAAAGCGTGCGTGAGCGCGATCTGTTGCTTGGTCTGATCGCAACACAGACACAACTGATGCGCAGCGCATTGACGATCGAGCGTCTGGCGATCGAGCGCGCCAAGCCCGATGCCGAGCGTGAAAGCGGTTACCAGCAACGCGATGAAGAGCTGTTCGCCGGCCAGTTGCGACAGGTGAGCCGCCGTTACGATCCCACGGTGGAAAAGGCGCTGCTGACCGTGTTGCTCACGCGTTATCAGCAATTACCCGCGACACAGCATGTTCCGGAGTTCGACCAGGTATTTGGACGGACTCCGGCCGAACTCGAGCAGGCATTGAATCGCCTCTACGGCGGCACGCACCTGGGCGACGAGGCTGCGCGCTTGCAGGCATTCCAGGCGACACCTGAAAGCGCACGGACATCGGAGGATGTCTTGCTGGCGGCAGCGCGCAGCTTGCAGCCGGCGTTGCTGCGCATGGACGACGAACGCAAGACACGAGAAGGCGACTTGCTGCGCCTGCGTCCGTATTACATGAAGGCATTGATTGCATTTCGCCACAGCCAGGGACGCGCGGTGTATCCGGACGCGAACTCCACGTTGCGTGTGAGCTACGGCAAGGTCACGCCGCTGGCAGCGCGTGACGCGGTGACTTACGCACCGCTCACCACCGTCAACGGCATCGTCGAGAAAAACACCGGCAAGCCGCCATTCGATGCCCCCAAGCCTTTGCTCGATGCCATTCACAAAGGTGATTTCGCCGGTTATGCCGACCCGGTAACCGGCGCGATGCCGGTCGACTTCCTGAGCAACCTGGATACCACCGGTGGCAATTCGGGCTCGCCGGTCATCAACGCGCGCGGTGAGCTGGTGGGCCTCAACTTCGACAGTAACTGGGAAGCGGTCAGCGCCAGCTGGATGTACGACCCGCGTTACAAGCGCGCCATCCATGTCGACCTGCGCTATATGCGCTGGCTGATGGACAAGGTGTATCCGGCGCCGTGGTTGCTGAAGGAGCTTGGGCAAGTAGGGCGCTGA
- the tdh gene encoding L-threonine 3-dehydrogenase, whose translation MKALVKRNPEQGIWMEEVPVPEVGPNEVLIKMEKTAICGTDLHIYKWDEWSQRTIKPGLTIGHEFVGRIVEIGPGVTGYKIGDRVSAEGHIVCGHCRNCRAGRQHLCPNTVGIGVNRNGAFAEYMTMPASNLWPIPDQIPSELAAFFDPYGNAAHCALEFDLIGEDVLITGAGPIGIIAAGIAKHVGARNVVVTDVNDYRLKLAADMGATRVVNVSKQSLKETVKDLHIEGFDVGLEMSGNPRAFNDMLECMYHGGKVAMLGIMPRGAGIDWDKVIFKGLTLQGIYGRRMYETWYKMTQMVLTGFPLQKVLTHQIAIDDFQKGFDLMDAGNCGKVVCSWH comes from the coding sequence ATGAAAGCCCTGGTCAAGCGCAATCCCGAGCAGGGTATCTGGATGGAAGAAGTGCCGGTGCCGGAAGTCGGCCCGAACGAAGTGCTGATCAAGATGGAAAAAACCGCGATCTGCGGGACCGATCTGCATATCTACAAATGGGACGAATGGTCGCAGCGCACGATCAAGCCCGGCCTCACCATCGGCCACGAATTCGTCGGCCGCATCGTCGAGATCGGCCCCGGCGTCACCGGCTACAAGATTGGCGACCGCGTTTCGGCCGAAGGCCACATCGTCTGCGGCCATTGCCGCAACTGCCGCGCCGGTCGCCAGCACCTGTGCCCGAACACCGTCGGCATCGGCGTGAACCGCAATGGCGCATTCGCCGAATACATGACCATGCCGGCCTCGAACCTGTGGCCGATCCCGGACCAGATTCCGTCCGAGCTGGCCGCCTTCTTCGATCCCTATGGCAACGCCGCGCACTGCGCGCTGGAGTTCGACCTGATCGGTGAAGACGTGCTGATCACCGGCGCCGGCCCGATCGGCATCATCGCCGCCGGCATCGCCAAGCATGTGGGTGCGCGCAATGTCGTCGTCACCGACGTCAACGATTACCGACTCAAGCTTGCCGCCGATATGGGCGCCACGCGCGTGGTCAACGTGTCCAAGCAGTCGCTGAAGGAAACCGTCAAGGACCTGCACATCGAAGGCTTCGACGTCGGCCTGGAGATGAGCGGCAACCCGCGCGCCTTCAACGACATGCTCGAGTGCATGTACCACGGCGGCAAGGTCGCGATGCTCGGCATCATGCCGCGCGGCGCCGGCATCGACTGGGACAAGGTGATCTTCAAGGGCCTAACCCTGCAGGGCATCTACGGCCGCCGCATGTACGAGACCTGGTACAAGATGACCCAGATGGTGCTGACCGGCTTCCCACTGCAGAAGGTGTTGACGCACCAGATCGCCATCGACGATTTCCAGAAGGGCTTTGACCTGATGGATGCCGGCAATTGCGGCAAAGTGGTTTGCTCCTGGCATTGA
- the miaA gene encoding tRNA (adenosine(37)-N6)-dimethylallyltransferase MiaA — protein sequence MSIDQRPPAIFLMGPTASGKTALACMLSERFPVELVSVDSALVYRGLDIGSAKPDAPTLARYPHALIDIREPSEPYSAADFRADAVAAMQAITARGHVPLLVGGTGLYFRALQRGLSALPEADPTIRERLTEEAQRLGWPAMHQRLSELDPVAAQRIGANDAQRVQRALEVIELTGRPLSEQQQGGSGERFPWRVLKLALLPEDRSLLHERIARRFDAIIAAGLLDEVRALQARGGLHADLPAIRAVGYRQAWEHLDGLVDAATFRDKGIFATRQLAKRQITWLRSELDARALDPDREDLAGRASDALRLFLGGPM from the coding sequence ATGTCGATCGATCAACGTCCGCCCGCCATCTTTTTGATGGGACCCACGGCCTCCGGTAAAACGGCGCTGGCTTGCATGCTGAGCGAACGGTTTCCGGTGGAGCTGGTGAGTGTCGACTCAGCGCTGGTCTATCGCGGCCTCGATATCGGCTCAGCCAAACCCGATGCGCCGACCCTGGCGCGCTATCCGCATGCGCTGATCGATATCCGGGAGCCGAGCGAGCCTTATTCGGCGGCGGACTTTCGCGCCGATGCGGTCGCTGCCATGCAGGCGATTACGGCGCGCGGTCATGTGCCGCTGTTGGTGGGTGGTACCGGTTTGTATTTTCGCGCCTTGCAGCGTGGTCTCTCGGCCTTGCCCGAAGCGGACCCGACCATCCGCGAGCGCCTGACCGAGGAGGCGCAACGCCTTGGCTGGCCGGCCATGCACCAGCGGCTGAGCGAACTCGATCCGGTAGCCGCCCAGCGTATCGGGGCAAACGATGCGCAGCGTGTGCAGCGCGCACTGGAAGTCATCGAGCTGACCGGGCGGCCTTTGTCCGAACAGCAGCAGGGCGGCAGCGGAGAGCGCTTCCCCTGGCGGGTGTTGAAACTGGCCCTGTTGCCGGAAGACCGCAGCCTGCTGCACGAACGTATCGCCCGGCGTTTCGACGCCATCATCGCGGCGGGCCTGCTCGACGAGGTGCGCGCGCTGCAAGCACGGGGCGGCCTTCACGCCGACCTGCCGGCGATCCGGGCCGTCGGCTATCGGCAGGCCTGGGAGCACCTGGACGGGCTGGTCGATGCGGCGACATTTCGCGATAAGGGCATCTTCGCGACGCGCCAGCTGGCCAAGCGGCAGATCACCTGGTTGCGCAGCGAGCTGGACGCCCGGGCGCTCGATCCGGATCGCGAAGATCTTGCGGGCAGAGCGAGCGACGCCTTGCGTCTGTTCCTTGGCGGCCCCATGTAA
- a CDS encoding beta-eliminating lyase-related protein gives MTLTRRQFLGSTLPLGALALTAYAGAPASLLAADNAAVPTPAPADNTVFLYGDSILLEPQPYADLLQSLLHKHDKVNDFYLKGGAVTELEAKFSALLGKEDTVLMPTGTLANHIALRLLCGESRHALVQQESHVYRDEADSVPTLSGINLVPLAPGKAAPTLDEVKAAIDRAENGPYPIKVGAISLESPVRRADGATVPMALINQIAGIAHAHGVGMHLDGARLLLMSGISGFDPKSYCAPFDTVYVSLYKYLNAPFGGVLSGTKAQMTKARELRHIFGGTLLHGWMAALPALDTLDGFVDRFAGVRQAAERLLARLEKTSGYKVHRIENGSNIAYLDVSAKRADGLGERLKSAHIEMGHLREGKLELMFNETWLRQSTDQLIAAFAGK, from the coding sequence GTGACTCTTACACGGCGTCAGTTTCTAGGTAGCACGCTTCCACTCGGCGCACTTGCGTTGACCGCATACGCAGGGGCACCGGCGAGCTTGCTCGCGGCAGACAATGCTGCGGTTCCGACGCCCGCACCTGCGGACAACACTGTATTCCTCTACGGCGACAGCATCCTGCTCGAACCGCAACCCTACGCCGATCTGTTGCAGTCTCTCCTGCATAAGCACGACAAGGTCAACGATTTCTATCTCAAGGGCGGTGCGGTCACCGAGCTGGAGGCAAAGTTCTCCGCGCTGCTGGGCAAAGAAGATACGGTGCTGATGCCCACCGGCACCCTGGCTAACCATATTGCCTTACGGCTGCTGTGCGGCGAGTCGCGCCACGCCCTGGTGCAGCAGGAAAGCCACGTCTATCGCGATGAGGCCGATTCGGTGCCGACCTTGAGCGGGATCAACCTGGTGCCGCTGGCGCCGGGCAAGGCCGCGCCGACGCTGGATGAAGTCAAGGCTGCGATCGATCGCGCAGAGAATGGTCCTTATCCGATCAAGGTCGGTGCGATATCGCTGGAAAGCCCGGTGCGTCGCGCCGACGGTGCCACCGTGCCGATGGCCTTGATCAACCAGATCGCAGGCATCGCGCACGCTCATGGCGTCGGCATGCATCTGGACGGTGCGCGTCTTTTATTGATGAGCGGCATCAGCGGCTTCGATCCGAAGTCGTACTGTGCTCCGTTCGACACGGTCTATGTCTCGCTCTACAAATATTTGAATGCGCCGTTTGGCGGCGTGTTGTCGGGTACCAAGGCGCAGATGACGAAGGCGCGCGAGCTGCGGCACATCTTCGGTGGGACCTTGTTGCATGGCTGGATGGCGGCGTTACCGGCACTGGATACGCTGGACGGCTTTGTCGACCGTTTCGCCGGCGTGCGACAGGCGGCGGAGCGCCTGCTGGCACGTTTGGAGAAAACCTCGGGCTATAAAGTCCACCGCATCGAGAACGGCAGCAATATCGCCTACCTCGATGTATCGGCGAAGCGGGCCGATGGATTGGGCGAGCGCTTGAAGAGTGCGCATATCGAGATGGGCCATCTGCGTGAGGGCAAGCTGGAGCTCATGTTCAACGAAACCTGGCTGCGCCAAAGTACCGATCAATTGATCGCGGCCTTCGCCGGGAAATAG
- a CDS encoding S46 family peptidase, whose protein sequence is MRRLALAAALSVAFFSQAHAVEGMWQPAQLPTIAATLKQHGLKLDPNSLTDLTAYPMGAIVSLGGCTASFVSPEGLIVTNHHCGYGALQYNSTPQKNLIVDGFLARTKAEELPGSPDMRVFVTEEIRDVTKEINAKLNDHMSGAERYKAIELAIKEQVKACESEGYRCDVYTFHGGFSYQLIKQLEIKDVRLVYAPPESIGKFGGDIDNWMWPRHTGDFSYLRAYVSKDGKSATYSKDNVPYQPKHVLKINPQGVEAGDYVMVVGYPGRTNRYRLADEVQSSIDWVYPTQIKIYQDTLNIIDTAAKSRPDVGVKYASMEAGLNNYLKNFGGQLEGLRRADAVSVKRQQEAQLETWLKDKGGAENEALAADIGKLRKAIADDQSTRERDLDISLIRRTSVLGSALRLVRLSHERQKSDIEREPGYQQRDEVRIEGALKQMERRYDPAVDQQLLTYGLLRYIKLPQDQRLHALDQWLGSANTESAISAKVGALYSGSKLGNTDDRMKWFKADAKTIDASDDSMLALARALSPELKAIEDKDDARAGEMSKLRPRYMQAMIAWKDSQHLPVYPDANSSLRVTFGNVQGVAPRDGVSYSPFTTVQGIVEKDTGVEPFNAPKAEIAAIKAKQFDGYASKKLGTLPVDFLADLDITGGNSGSPAMDAQGRLVGLAFDGNWESVSGDWLFNPQLNRSIQVDVRYMLWVMHQLDHADNLLQEMGVPASGK, encoded by the coding sequence GTGCGTCGTCTCGCTCTTGCCGCGGCTTTGTCCGTCGCTTTCTTTTCCCAGGCTCATGCCGTCGAAGGCATGTGGCAGCCCGCGCAGTTGCCGACCATCGCCGCGACGCTGAAGCAGCATGGATTGAAACTCGATCCAAACAGCCTGACCGATCTGACGGCTTATCCCATGGGCGCGATCGTCAGCCTGGGTGGTTGCACGGCCTCGTTCGTTTCGCCCGAAGGCCTGATCGTCACTAATCACCATTGCGGCTACGGTGCCTTGCAGTACAACTCGACGCCGCAGAAGAACCTTATCGTCGATGGCTTCCTCGCCAGGACCAAGGCCGAGGAGCTGCCCGGCTCGCCGGATATGCGCGTGTTCGTCACCGAGGAAATTCGCGACGTCACCAAGGAGATCAACGCGAAGCTCAACGATCACATGAGCGGCGCGGAGCGCTATAAGGCGATCGAGCTGGCGATCAAGGAGCAAGTTAAAGCCTGCGAGAGCGAAGGCTATCGTTGCGACGTCTACACCTTCCATGGCGGCTTCAGCTACCAGCTGATCAAGCAGCTGGAAATCAAGGACGTGCGCCTGGTCTACGCGCCGCCGGAATCGATCGGCAAGTTCGGCGGCGATATCGACAACTGGATGTGGCCGCGTCATACCGGCGACTTCAGTTACCTGCGTGCCTATGTCTCCAAGGACGGCAAGTCGGCCACTTATTCGAAAGACAACGTGCCGTATCAGCCCAAGCACGTGCTCAAGATCAATCCGCAGGGCGTGGAGGCGGGAGACTATGTAATGGTGGTGGGCTATCCCGGCCGCACCAATCGTTACCGTCTCGCCGATGAAGTGCAAAGTTCGATCGACTGGGTCTATCCGACACAGATCAAGATTTACCAGGACACGCTCAATATCATCGATACCGCCGCCAAGAGCCGGCCGGATGTCGGCGTGAAATACGCCAGCATGGAAGCGGGCCTCAACAACTATCTCAAGAATTTCGGTGGGCAGCTCGAAGGGCTGCGTCGTGCCGATGCGGTGTCGGTCAAGCGTCAGCAAGAGGCTCAGCTCGAGACCTGGCTGAAGGACAAGGGCGGTGCCGAGAACGAGGCGCTCGCTGCCGATATCGGCAAACTGCGCAAGGCGATCGCCGACGACCAGTCCACGCGTGAGCGTGATCTGGATATCAGCCTGATTCGTCGTACGTCGGTACTGGGTAGTGCGCTTCGTCTGGTACGCCTGTCGCATGAGCGTCAGAAGAGCGATATCGAGCGTGAACCGGGATATCAGCAGCGCGATGAAGTGCGGATCGAAGGTGCGCTCAAGCAGATGGAGCGTCGCTACGATCCGGCCGTCGATCAGCAATTGCTGACCTATGGTCTGCTGCGTTACATCAAGCTGCCCCAGGACCAGCGGCTGCATGCGCTCGACCAGTGGCTGGGTTCGGCCAATACGGAATCGGCCATCAGCGCAAAGGTTGGCGCACTTTATAGCGGCAGCAAGCTGGGCAATACCGACGACCGCATGAAGTGGTTCAAGGCCGATGCCAAGACGATCGATGCAAGCGACGACAGCATGCTGGCGCTTGCACGCGCGCTGTCTCCGGAGCTGAAGGCGATCGAGGACAAGGACGACGCCCGCGCCGGCGAGATGTCAAAGCTGCGTCCGCGCTATATGCAGGCGATGATCGCGTGGAAGGATTCGCAACATCTGCCGGTCTACCCGGATGCCAATAGTTCGTTGCGCGTTACCTTCGGTAATGTCCAAGGTGTCGCGCCGCGCGACGGTGTCAGCTATTCACCGTTCACCACGGTGCAGGGCATTGTGGAGAAGGACACCGGCGTCGAACCATTCAATGCGCCCAAGGCGGAAATCGCCGCCATCAAGGCCAAGCAATTCGACGGCTATGCATCGAAGAAGCTCGGCACCTTGCCGGTCGACTTTCTTGCCGATCTGGACATCACCGGCGGTAACTCCGGTTCGCCAGCCATGGATGCCCAAGGCCGCCTGGTCGGTCTGGCATTCGACGGTAACTGGGAATCGGTCAGCGGCGACTGGTTGTTCAATCCGCAGCTGAATCGGTCGATTCAGGTCGACGTTCGTTACATGTTGTGGGTCATGCATCAGCTCGATCATGCAGACAATCTGTTGCAGGAGATGGGTGTGCCTGCCAGCGGGAAGTAA
- the hfq gene encoding RNA chaperone Hfq, whose translation MSKGQSLQDPFLNALRRERIPVAIYLVNGIKLQGTIESFDQFVVLLRNQVSQMVYKHAISTVVPSRNVRVGNGHDGHGDAIVGPAEAEG comes from the coding sequence ATGTCCAAAGGGCAGTCATTGCAAGATCCGTTTCTTAACGCTTTGCGTCGTGAACGCATCCCGGTCGCCATCTATCTCGTCAACGGTATCAAGTTGCAGGGAACGATCGAGTCGTTTGATCAGTTTGTGGTGCTGCTGCGCAACCAGGTCAGCCAGATGGTCTATAAACACGCCATCTCGACCGTAGTGCCCAGCCGCAATGTACGCGTTGGCAATGGTCACGACGGCCATGGCGACGCCATCGTTGGACCCGCCGAGGCGGAA